Proteins from one Desulfonema limicola genomic window:
- the rplP gene encoding 50S ribosomal protein L16: MLSPKKVKFRKQQKGKMRGMARGCNLNFGEFGLQAVECGTISSKQIEAARIAMTRHVKRGGKLWIRIFPDKPFTKKPAEVRMGKGKGSPEGWVAVIKPGRILYEMQGVPVELAKEALRLASHKLPIKTKFIERGEM; the protein is encoded by the coding sequence ATGCTGAGTCCCAAAAAAGTAAAATTCCGAAAGCAGCAAAAAGGAAAAATGAGGGGGATGGCCAGAGGGTGCAATCTGAATTTTGGAGAGTTCGGACTGCAGGCTGTTGAATGCGGCACCATCAGCTCTAAACAGATCGAAGCTGCTCGTATTGCCATGACACGCCATGTTAAAAGGGGCGGGAAGTTATGGATAAGAATTTTTCCTGATAAACCCTTTACCAAAAAACCGGCTGAAGTCAGAATGGGCAAGGGAAAAGGTTCACCAGAAGGATGGGTTGCTGTAATCAAGCCAGGAAGAATCCTTTACGAAATGCAGGGTGTTCCTGTTGAACTGGCAAAAGAGGCTCTTCGCCTTGCTTCACATAAGCTTCCGATAAAGACAAAATTTATTGAAAGAGGTGAGATGTAA
- the rpsQ gene encoding 30S ribosomal protein S17 has translation MKKRGMRRQLVGTIVSNKMDKTVVVMVERLIKHPLYHKYIKRRAKFAAHDENNTCQVGDKVLITDSRPLSKTKRWRVSEIVVKAV, from the coding sequence ATGAAAAAGCGAGGAATGAGAAGACAGTTGGTCGGAACTATTGTGAGTAACAAAATGGATAAAACCGTAGTTGTTATGGTAGAAAGACTCATTAAACATCCATTATATCACAAATACATCAAAAGACGTGCCAAGTTTGCAGCTCATGACGAAAATAATACTTGCCAGGTTGGTGATAAGGTACTAATAACCGATTCCAGGCCTTTAAGCAAAACCAAGAGATGGCGTGTAAGTGAAATTGTCGTAAAGGCTGTTTGA
- the rpmC gene encoding 50S ribosomal protein L29, with amino-acid sequence MKASEIRELTPDEIKSKVIDLKEELFNLRFQHGTGQLENPQKIKQTRRVLARMKTIIKENEINKAD; translated from the coding sequence ATGAAAGCAAGTGAAATCAGAGAGTTGACTCCTGATGAAATCAAGAGCAAAGTAATTGATCTTAAAGAAGAGCTTTTTAATTTGCGATTTCAGCATGGAACAGGTCAGCTTGAAAATCCTCAGAAAATCAAGCAGACCAGGCGTGTTTTGGCAAGAATGAAAACTATAATTAAAGAAAACGAAATAAATAAAGCAGATTAA
- the rplN gene encoding 50S ribosomal protein L14, with product MIQAESRLTVADNSGAKVLYCIKVLGGSRRRYASIGDVIVVSVKEAIPNAKVKKGEVLKAVVVRTKKEIRRPDGSYIRFDDNSAVLINASKEPIGTRIFGPVARELRAKRFMKIISLAPEVL from the coding sequence ATGATTCAGGCAGAATCCAGGCTGACAGTAGCGGACAATTCCGGGGCAAAGGTATTGTATTGTATTAAGGTACTTGGAGGTTCCAGAAGACGTTATGCAAGTATTGGCGATGTCATAGTTGTAAGTGTCAAAGAAGCAATACCAAATGCCAAAGTTAAAAAGGGCGAAGTATTAAAGGCAGTTGTAGTCCGGACTAAAAAAGAAATTAGAAGGCCGGATGGTTCCTATATCCGGTTTGATGATAATTCAGCAGTATTAATCAATGCCAGCAAAGAGCCAATCGGTACCCGAATTTTCGGACCTGTTGCCAGAGAATTGCGGGCAAAAAGATTTATGAAAATAATTTCTTTAGCTCCCGAGGTTTTATAA